In Brassica napus cultivar Da-Ae chromosome C2, Da-Ae, whole genome shotgun sequence, the sequence TGAGGGTTTAACACCTCCTGTAAAACCAATATGTTTTAACTCTTaattaaactgatttttttttttaataattaagcagagagagagagcgaaaGGATGGTTACTTCTATTGCATGCTTTTTAGTGGAGAGATGCTTTTTGAAACTCTTCACGCTTTGGCAATCCAAAGAGCAAAATTCGCAATGAAACACGGTAGATAATTCACCCGCCGTGTCTACGCTTGTCGACGTCGTCCCATGTAGTAATTTTTCCCAGAGCCACTCTTTGCGAGTGTACACGAACAATGCTGCGACAGGCCTAATTGAATAAGCCAGAAAAATGTTGTAACTCGTGCGTTGTTGTAGCCGGGCCAGATCCCAGTTGAAGACATCTAGCATCTGATTGGTTATGATCATCATTGTAGCCGGAGGAGGATTATCCTCTCGCCATTTCACCATATCAAGGTACATGACTGCGCACGTGCTTTCTGTTTCATTACAAAGGAAACATACTCACTATAGATACACAAGATCTaactataacattttttatatttatgatataaCAACTAATTGGACTAACCAGATCCGATATGTACCACCGCGACTCCAGTGGAAGATAGAGCTCGTAGCACGTGTTCAGGGTTTGTTTTTGGTCGCCATAGGCTGTGATGGAGACAGGACCAGAGTAGCCTTGTTCCTTGAAGGCACCTTCTACTCGGACGGACACGATGATCatcaataccctctggaaccGGACAGTCCTTCATGTCCCACCACACCGCTATTTT encodes:
- the LOC125575261 gene encoding uncharacterized protein LOC125575261; this encodes MYLDMVKWREDNPPPATMMIITNQMLDVFNWDLARLQQRTSYNIFLAYSIRPVAALFVYTRKEWLWEKLLHGTTSTSVDTAGELSTVFHCEFCSLDCQSVKSFKKHLSTKKHAIEEVLNPQPTQLISVTKRWGKNYAATPEYATAKIHVSWDMSECPIPDGYDARRVRPSLEGAFKELGYSGPVSITAFGDHKQTPERHLHALSSTGIDVAHALPG